TTTTGGTGGCTGCACACCTTCAAAACACCGCCTTTTCGCGTTCCCGTCGAGTCCCTTGACATGCTGGAGGGAGATGTGTTGTCTGGGACGGCAATTATGCGAAGTTGTCGGCTACTGAGGTCTAGATTTTGGTGGCATTCCATCCTCACGGTCCAGACCTCATGGCACATGGCTCAAAGCTCATGGCCCCCGCCCCTCCCCCCTCTACACTGCGGCCATGAACCGCGAGCAGGCTTACGCCCTGATGGTCCAGCACACGCCGTCCCTGTCGCTGCAGCGGCACATGCTGAATGTGGAAGCGGCCATGCGCGCCTACGCCCGCCACTGGGGCGAGGATGAGGAACGGTACGCCGTGACCGGCCTGCTGCACGACTTTGACTACGAAGCCCATCCGGACGAGCACCCGGTCTGGGGCGTGACCTACCTGCGCGAGCACACCGACACCCCGCCCGAGGTGCTGGACGCCATCATGGGCCACGCGGCGTATACCGGCACGCCCCGGGACACCCGGCTGGCCAAAACCCTCTTTGCTGTGGACGAGCTCACTGGGCTGGTGCAGGCCGCCGCCCTGATCCGCCCGGATAAGGACGTGCGCGGCGTGGAACTGTCCAGCCTGAAAAAGCGCTTTAAAAACCGCGCCTTTGCCGCTGGGGTCAACCGCGAGGAGGTGGAACAGGGCGCCCAGGAGCTGGGCGTGCCGCTGGACGAGCACATGGCACGGGTGCTGCGCGCGCTGCAGGACCTGAGCCCAGAAGCGGCCAAGTCATAAGAACTGCTGAGCATGGCATCAAGATCAGCTTTGGGCGCCGTTGCGTAACAGCACTCACAATGCAGGGGTCAAAAGGCCCAACCACCGCTGGACCTGCCGGTTGTGGCCCCCTCAAGGAGATGCCTATGAACAAGACCCTGCTGACGCTGGCCCTGCTGTTTGCCGCCCCTACCGCCCTGGCCGCCGCGCCCCAGCCCACCCTGATTCAGGTGCAGGACACCAGCACCGACTCCACCGACGGCGCCGCCGAGCAGGCTGGCGAAGCCGTGGACAACGCCGCCGCCGCGACTGGTGACGCTGTGGAAGACGCCGCCCAGGC
The DNA window shown above is from Deinococcus aquaedulcis and carries:
- a CDS encoding HD domain-containing protein, with product MNREQAYALMVQHTPSLSLQRHMLNVEAAMRAYARHWGEDEERYAVTGLLHDFDYEAHPDEHPVWGVTYLREHTDTPPEVLDAIMGHAAYTGTPRDTRLAKTLFAVDELTGLVQAAALIRPDKDVRGVELSSLKKRFKNRAFAAGVNREEVEQGAQELGVPLDEHMARVLRALQDLSPEAAKS